A segment of the Oncorhynchus clarkii lewisi isolate Uvic-CL-2024 chromosome 11, UVic_Ocla_1.0, whole genome shotgun sequence genome:
ttccagtggcggtcctcatgagagacagtttcttcatagcgcttgatgatttttctGACTGCAATttcccgcattgactgaccttcatgtcttaaagtaatgatggactgtcatttatctttgcttattttagctgttctttccataatattgacttgtcttttaccaaatagggctatcttatcTATACCACCCTtatcttgtcacaacaactgattggcccCAACGTATTAAtgaaagaaatttcacaaattaatattttaacaaagcacacctgttaattgaaatacattccaggcgactatctcatgaagctagttgagagaatgccttgatgacagctctgcacacttggcaaaggggtggctactttgaagaatctcataaaatatattttgatttaatccttgttttggttactacatgattctatatgtgtttttCGTAGTTTGTTTTcactattatacaatgtagaaaatagtaaaaacaaagaaaaaccctggaatgagtaggtgtcaacttttgactggtactgtatctactCGTTACTATCCATTCCATTCACAACCATTTGAATTTGCCGCCCACAAATGGTAAATAAGACATTTTAAGTGTTTTGTTTGGCTACAGCAGGTTATGTTCCTGCTATCGATCAGTGAAAGGTTAAGCAAACCAGGTGTGACATGCAAAGCAGGGCCCCCGTAAGGGTAAGGGACAGACAGGTGTGGACAATGTGTTGTATTTTCCATCTCAGTTGTGTTAGTATGAAACATCATGGAAAAGAAATGTACTTATCTCTCATGCCTTGAGGTACACTGCGTTGTCAGTGTCAAACCAAATGCAATGGATAGAGGACCTATGCCATCTAGTGGGGAGGGTCTCAATAGATGAAGAGTTGGAATGTGCCTCTGGGGTGCTATTGGGCCAAAAGGGGTCACTCCAAATGGACAGAAATATCGTCTGTCCCGTATTTAGCTTATTGGACAGACGAGGCACCTCCCCATACCCATGAGAAAAAGCATACAGGTTTCATGAGAAATTGATTCATATTATATAATTTAGGTATAACATTCAAACCTATGTATACAATTAGCAAATACACTTCCATAGTTCATCTTTCAAATGAAAAGGGACAAACTCACATTTCTGGCATGAAGGCTGAAGAGCTGTTGAATACGTTTTTTTTGTTGGTGCAGTACGCCCTCTGTGGAATATTAAGGGAAAGGGCAGACTTATCCTACAACCCATCCCTATCCTCTTCCTCAAATCATTGTCCCTTTGTCACAAAAAGACATTGAAAAACATATTTGCTTGATTGCAGAAATAGATTTATTTTCAAACAGATATAGTTGGATGTGTGAAACAATGTCATCTccacaaatattttttttgtgcatATAAAACCACAAGACACTTCCGCTTGGAAGGTATTCCAAAGCCTTTGTTCAGTCCTAAGGCAATCTGGACTAAGGCACCACCCACCTTCAATTTACATTACACACCCCTTGGTAGCTTAAGTCCATGTAAGTTACATTCCCTCAAAGGTGTTTCAAAACAGGGAATGCCCAGATATGTTAAATGCAAAACCAACCAGATCAACGGTAAAATGTACATAATGGGTTTTTGTGTATTATTATAGTTAATTTACACAGCCAATCCGATAAAACAGTAGAAAATAAGGCATCTGCTTAAGGCTGGTGTAATGTGGGTAATGCTCATTAGGGCACGCAATGGAATacatacaaaaaaaatctatcaaAAACAGAAATTTGTGTTTCTTCTAAGAACAGGTAGTAGTAGTCACTCCCTCCCTGTAAGTCAGATTTTTCTTCTGCTTGGTACCTAATGAACACGACTCAGGCTAGGCGCTCTGCTCCGTGGGACTCTGTCTGCGGGACTCTGCAGGGGGAGGATCACCTCCTCACAGTTTAGCCTTAGCCTGGAAGAAGCTCATGATGGCCTGCATGCACTCGTCTGAGAGCCAGCGCTCCACCAGGCGCTCCACCTCCTGGTCGTTGACAGTGTGGAGACGTTCCTTCTCTGTCCCACGGATCAGCTGCTTGGAAAGTGTTAGGGACTAGGACAGCCAGGAAACAGCAATAGGAAGAAAGTAGAGGACAAATAGACAGAATAAAAATGTGGATACAAAACAAAAGTGATACGgtccacaaaatgtggaaatgtgTCTATGGTTTCATTATACTGACATAAAATAATAAACAGGTTTTCAAATGCAGTGCCCTGTACTCCAGCAATTTGGATGAAATATCAATTGATGTCTACAGTCCTTTATGGTATTTTCATGcatagcttcttttttttttatattagaAATAAAAAAGCACATTATGCCTCTAGTCCACCTTTTTAGGGAACCATAAGTAGGTTGGTCCCATATCCCTTGCATGCAATAAAGGCATCAAGCCTGTGACTTTAGAAACTGTGGATGCATTTAAATTGTGTTTTGGTTATGCCTTGCCCAATAGTAAGTGAATGGTACTGCCCAAACGACCAGTGTCACAGCGGAATCAACAGCTGAATATGAGCTGAAATCTATTAAAAGCCTTCACAACATGACAAACAATTATTGGCTTATTTTCCTACTGTTCTGAAGCAGAACGATCTGTGTTTTAACCATATTACAACTATAATTTTGCTTCCTAGTTGTCTCTAACTGCCTACCAATTGTGCACATATTGTAGCATCGCCATCAGACTATACAGAATGAATTACGCTTTCCTGTAACATTTTCCCTGCTTATTTGAGTGATTATGTAATATTGTGGCCTAGATATACTGCCATGTCCTATATTACTGACACTTAACATTTTGGAATATTCATTCAAATCACTGTAAACTGTGCTGTAATCAAATCAGACcttgttgaaaatgtcaatgaaatTGTGAATGAAATTCAATGTGCAGAATGTGGCTCCGGTCACTTAAAATAGTAAAAGGAGTCCGTCCACAGAAGCACAGCCACGgccaataacacaatacaaaATTCCTGGAACGTCCCAAAAGGAAGTTATGTAAAATACAACCAGCTTTCATCAATATTGATTCATTCAGGAATGTTTCTGAATACACAACTttatacaaaacacacacacatttcaaacGTTGCCTGATGTTCAATGTTTGCTGGGGATTTGACTCACATTCCTGGGAAGCTTGGCATAAGCCTTCAGTCTGGTGGCCACCTCGGTTTGGAAGCTGCTGTCGGGAAAGACCTCGGTAACCAGGCCCTGGGCACACGCCTGGGTGGCTGTCAGTTTCTTGTTGAACAGCAGCATCTCACTGGCCTAGTCACAGAGCATGACAATGTTGTCCATTAGTGTAATTTCATTCAATTCAAACTGCAAGTCTAATACATACTAAAAgaacaaaagtaaaataaataccTGGGAAAACCCCTCTATGAAATGCAGAAGTTGCAGCAAAGGAACAAGGGGGAGTATCCATACCTTTGCATTGCCCATCATTTTGGGGAAGGTGTAGGAGGAGCAGGCCTCTGGGCTCTGTCCCAGCTGGCTGAAGGGGGTGTGGAATGTAGCCTGTCAGGAGGGGAGGGCACAAGTTAGGCAGGAACAGCCCCAACTGCTTACGGCAGAGTTTAGTGAAAAATGGAAGTGGAGAATGGCAatgtagtggtatgggtggtgcGCTAGTGGTCACAACACTGTTTTGCTTATTTGACCTCGATTGAGGTATGCATGTAAAACAGTGGTCTCCAATTAAGATCCTGGAGAGCTTTTCACCCAGCCCAGTATCAACACAAGTTTCAGAAAATCAACTAATCATAGTCAATATGTCAGTGCTGGTGGACAGGATCCACAGCCTGGACACCCAGTTTCTCTCTAGGACCGAAGTTTGATACCCCTAATATAAACCAATGCTAGTCTTGTACCATCAACTAACATACATATATAGAGGGAAGATATAAATGTGTTCTAAGCTAACACTGAGTGGACATGACAAAGCACCTTACCCTCTCCGTGGCGTAGACCACCTCGAACAGGCCCAGTAGAGTGACGGACACGCCCACAGCCGGACCGTTGATCACTGCAATCAGGGGCTTGGGGAAGTCGATGAATGCTTTGACAaactccctacacacacacacacacacacaaccacacacacacaccacacacacacaccacacacacacacacacacacacacacacacacacacacacacacacacacacacacacacacacacacacacacacacacacacacacacacacacacacacacacacacacacacacacacacacacacacacacacacacacacgttataaaAATGGTTCTCTCAAAGTGAACCTCTTGCTTGCTCTTTTTGGGTAAGTCCTTACCTCAGCAACTCGCCTCCATCTTTTGCCATCTGCTGCATCCCGCCCTCAGGGATTTTGGTGAAGTTTGTCAAGTCGTTGCCACTGCAGTAGAAGTCTCCACTACCTTGAGGGGGTGAACAGGAATAGCCACATTTAACAATTAAGAAGACTGGAGCACTATTTGCAAGTCACTGCATCACTGTaaagacttaaaggggcaattcAAAGAATTAAAAGGGGCATCCCGCCACCGTTTTGGTAAAAATCCAAAGGGATGGGGCTGGTGAAATATAAGTACTCTTAAATTAATAGACAGAGGCTGTCCATCTACGACAGCAATTTCCAACATTTAATCATGTTTTAAGGCTATAGAGTGTTTCTTTACAATTACATCGTTTacagcttatattttgggttctggtggggttagacagttgaactaagctcaagaGGGATTCATAAATTGTATTTTTCAAGACTCAATGGCtatatatatcattcatttaaaagtcaaaaaatggatgtagcaattacagattgcccctttaaagatGTAAAGCAGGGGTGGGGTGTCAAACTAATTCCATGGAGCCtctgctgttttttttgtttttcctttcagttaagacctagacaaccaggtgaggagagacacttactaatcagtgaccttaattcatgaatcaagtacaagggaggagagaacccccagacacttggccctccgtggaatgagatTGACACCTGTGGACTAAAGAGAGAAAAACCCACGCACAGTACATTGCAACCACATGCTTTTTTGTGCACCATAATAAACTGTGTGTAATATACTGTGTTCTGGCTTTTCTTTAGTCCTAGTGTTCATTTTTGGCCCAGCAGTGCACAGTGatctcagaaagtattcagacaccttgaatttttccacattttgttaggttacagccttattcaaaaatgtattcaattgttatttttcctcatcaatctacacacagtaccacaaaggggtattgtgtgtaggggctcccgagtggagcagcggtctaaggcactgagtctcagtgctagaggcatcactacagaccctggttccattccaggctgagtcccatagggcggcgcacaattggccaaaaGTCATCCGGGTTAGGCTTTGGCGGGGTAAGCCAcaattgtaaatacgaatttgttcttaactgacttgaatagttaaataaaggttaaataaaatgaagACAAAGATAAAACAGGCTCTTAGAGATTTTTGGTAatttataaaataatttaaactgaaataccacatttacacaagtattcagaccctttcctcagtactttgttgaagcacctttggcagcgattacagccttgggtcttcttgggtatgatgatacaagcatggcacacctgtatttagggagtttctcccattcttctctgcaaatccccTCAAACTCTGTGaggctggatggggagtgttgcagaccagctattttcaggtcactccagagatcgggttcaagtctgggctctgactgggccactaaaggacattcagagacttgtctcaaaACCACTCCTTGGTTGTCTTGActttgtgcttagggttgttgtcccaTTGAAAGCTGAATCTTTgtcctagtctgaggtcctgaacgctcgGGAGCAGGTTTTCAATAAAgatatctgtactttgctctgttcatcgtTGCCTCGATCctgcctagtctcccagtccctgccgctgaaaaacatccccacagcatgatgctgccaccactatgcttcaccatagggatggtgccaggtttcctccagatgtggcgcttggcattcaggccaaatagttcaatcttggtgtcatcagaccagagaatcttgtttctcatggtctgagagtctttaggtgccttttggcaaactccaagagggctgtcatgtacctttcactgaggagtggattcagtctggccactccaccataaaagcctgattggtggagtgctgcaaaggcTGCTGTCCTTCttgaagtttctcccatctccatagaggaactctagagctctgtcagagtgatcattgggttcttggtcaccccccTAACAAAGGCctttctctcccgattgctcagtttggccgggctgccagctctagaaagagccttggtggtttcaaacttcctccatttaagaataatggtgGGCACACTGTTCTTGggcaccttcaatgctgcagacattttttggtacgcTTCCCCAGATAAccgcctcgacacaatcctgtctctgagctctacggacaatttctttgaccacatggcttggtttgacaggtgtgtgcctttccaactcATATCCAATCagttaaatttaccacaggtggactccaatcaagttgtagaaacatctggtGGACttcaataaagttgtagaaacatctcaaggatgatcaatggaaacaggatgcacctgagctcaatttcgagtctcatatcaaagggtctgaatacttaagtaaataaggtatttctgtttttcattttgaatacatttgcaaacatttctaaaaacctgtctttgccttgtcattatggggtattgcgtgtagattttagaataaggctgtaacgtaacaatatggaaaaagtcaaggggtttgactactttctgaattcactgcatgttactcgtttcaggaaactaggcatatgtcgcacgGCACTACTTCATAGGAGCGCCACATGAACGtaaacttttttttgttttatcaaaatgcgttttttggccgtctggaacatgtgaactttcatgtgccttaataacaaacttgtatgccatctgtaaatattaataacattgttaaattacaagcttAGTTTGTTTAGCCACGAAAAAAATACATAACCTTCCCGCCGAGAGACGAGGTCAGATTGGTccgccatgtagcacgcttctgtctataatatgagctggtcagtatgggTAGGTAATCCTTTGTGACgctgcttttttgaaagatattaCGTTGGAGAACTGCATAAAAGTTGCTCTCCAcgttctggaggaccgagttttgaaatcagtggaattagagtatgatagagaAAATTCTGGTGTTtaattgcaaatatgcagacagagtcgaaaaagaacacagaaggctgttgtataaaacacctgtctccggattacatcttcaaactaagggcaaccatggcatccgtgacagagagggagaagtgtccatccatgtatatgggtaaaatagtctagctagctacattttcacgTTACACGTtactaattttgtcagaaagtcgttttcatttcaagAAAAAGTttactgttagttagctaacattatgtgtatgatctgtgtagtaattgaacctggttggttagctacctgcagattcatgcagggaaGTAACATCTGTGTAGtaattgaacctggttggttagctacctgcagattcatgcagggaagtaacgttatgagttgggattatggtttactgtttagctagctacatgcctaAACAAGACTCCCTtatgcaagtaactatttcaaATGAATGCTTACGAAGTCACTGTGAAAGCTGTCAATAGTCAGTTAGCTaaggtgcttgactgctgttaggtcagaacgatcggatcaaccctacttttCAGCCAGAGCGCCCAGTGTGCGCTATGAATGCTCTGAGAACGAAACTATTTGAATTTACGAACAAACAATCATAACGCTCTGAGTTACGAACGCcctgagcacactctggcactccagattaaatttacgaacacacccgtagtataagccagcctttagtcttgaaatctttagTTATTTAGCAcatagcctcacatgtgaatctttaacttcttggtgactggggggcagtattgagtagcttggatgaataaggtgcccagagtaaacctCCTGCTACTCAGCCATCGAATATGCAAATAATTAGTatgtttggatagaaaacactctgtagtttctaaaactgtttgaatgatgtctgtgagtataacagaactcatttggcaggcgaaaacctgagaaagaaatccaaccaggaagtgggaaatctgaggttggtcgattttcaactcagcccctattgaagatacagtgggatattggtcatgtttcacttcctaaggcttccactagatctcaaccgtctttagaaaattgtttgaggcttctactgtaaaggaagggctcataagggctctttgagtcagtggcagagtgccacaggctcgtGACACGCGGTAATGCGAGAGGTGGCTcccgttccattgcatttctgaagacacaggaattctccggttggaacattattgaagatttatgttaaaaacatcctaaagattgattctatacatcgtttgacatgttgctacggactgtaacagaactttttgacatttcgtctgctcctagtgaacgcaCTTCGTGACTGGATTGGTTAAcaaaacgtgctaacaaaagtagctatttggacataaatgatggacattatcgaacaaatcaaacatttattgtggaactgggattcctgggagtggattctgatgaagatcaaaggtaagtaaatatttataatgctatttctgactaatgttgaatacacaacatggcagatatctttttggcttgttggGTCTCTGAACgccatactcagattattgcatggtttgctttttttgTAAAActatttttaaatctgacacagcggttgcattaagaagaagtttatctaaagttccatgtataatagttgtatcttttatcaatgtttattatgaatatttctgtgaattgatgtggctctgtgcaaaatcactgcatgttttggaactactgaacataacacgccaatgtaaaatgagatttttggatataaatatgcactttacagaacaaaacatacatgaagtcctatgagtgtcatctgatgaagatcatcaaaggttaatgaTTAATTGTACCTATATTTCGGCTTTTTGTGACTGTtgttctgtgacttggtggtgacctaaaaatcttttgtgtttttttcacggtaaagcctttttaaaatcagaCTCTGTGGTTGGATTAATGAGAATTttcatctttaaaatggtgtaaaatacttgtatgattgaggaattttaattatgagatttttgttgttttgaatttggcgccctgcatttTCACTAGCTGTTGGAGGGGTGGGACACTACTgtcccgaatatcccagagaggttaaagagatgggtggagctaaagcttaaaggggtgtgaacgatgctgcatgagtgtagacaaagagctctccagtcagtaccaaaacatttaagggccattttctcaaaagtgaggttacaagttcatcaactttcaaagcagaattactttcccattgttcctcaagtgtagtgtatgatataccattttctagctctgaggcTCTACTTTCattcaatgtaaaaataaaaaataaaaaaacatttcaaattttgTTACACAAGACCAAATCGAGCTGGTCGGTCACATATTCATATCACCGATGCTCTCTTTAATGGATTCACTATTTCAAATGGGATGAATAGGTTGGTTGGCTCTACCTGTGATTACAGTAATGACAGAGTCATCTTTGCCAGATTCCTCCAGAGCCTTGATGATCTCGTTGTACATCTGGATAGAAGGAGGAAAACAATAGAATTGAAGAACTAGATGATTACTGGATATTTGGGATGCGCATAGTCAGTTGGAAATGTCACTATTACAGTGCTTTTACAGTgcttgtcttatttcttgtttgtttcacaataaaacatattttgcatcttcaaagtgatagGGATGctatgtaaatcaaatgatacaacccccccccccaaaaaaaaaaaattgtaattccaggttgtaaggcaacaaaattggaaaaatgccaaggggggtgaataccttCGTAAGCCACTCTACAAGGCATGCCACAAAATGCCACTGGTGAATCTGCAGCAAACCTTTGGAAACAATATTTATTGCCACTAGTGGCAATAACACTAGTGGCAAAGACACGAGTTCCAAGACCAGTAACAGCTGATGACCAGTCTGTGGGAGAAGAAAGCTTAGTTTCCATTTTCCAACAGAGTTATCTAGCTACTTACCAAAGTTGTCCAGTGAGTGTCTAACTTAATTAAACTTCATAATTATGTTAGCTAATTGATGCCTAGTTAGCAATGTTATGCTTTATGGGATAGAGTGAAACACATTTTGTTTATCAGTTTCAATCCGTCAGTACCACTGACTGGCTAGCGCTTAGCTAGCTATCATATTTTTGCACAATTAAtgtgatagctagctagctaactaattatTTGCCTAAGCCTTTTTAGGTGAATACATTGTTGTTTTTAATAACAATATGCCATTCAATATGCTAGTGTCACTGTTCAGTAAAATGTTAGCTAGCACAACAGCTAAGGTAGCAACAATATTAGCTGATTTGACAAAGCGAAAGTTCACTTTCGTAGATGGATACCCTTCCCTTAGCCGTGGTGTTGGAAGAGGATGCATCAAAACCCTTTGAGTGAATCGTCTTCAAACTTAAGGTAAGCAAATAAATGTATTATCATAAATGTAAATTCTGACTTTGTAACAATTAGATCTTTCATTGCTTTAAACTAGTAGCTCGCTCATCTTGTTCATGTGttgttccttctctctttctttctagaTGTAATCAAGACAGATTGACTGAAGGCTTCAAACTAAGGAAAGAGAAATGTGTGCTCCAGGTCAAGGTTCCTAGCATGGCTTTGAGATGTAAGTTAACAATAATTCATTTTAGAACAATATACACCTGAGTCAGGAAAAATAAACAACTAGTAGACAACTGGctcttaaaacttcttgctcctacctgagacgcagatgtctcaactagacacctggaaatgcaaatgtgctacgctaaatgctaaatgtactcgttaaaactcaaacgttcattaaaacacacatgcagggtattgaattaaagctacactcgttgtgaatctagtcATCAAGTCCgaattttaaaatgcttttcggcgaaagcatgagaagctattatctgatagcatgcaacaccccgaaTACCTGAAGTCCCAGATTCCAAGAACACGGGATGAGATGTTActttgtgcaagcacttccaagagttcatgaacagtgagcctggtgaaatttggggagcgcatcgtcagtagtgtacctttggttcctagggtgtttcggcctttcacaCTATACACCCTCCCCAAAGGCAGCCAGCGACAGGCTGATCAATCCTACGCTTGCGtcccattcccaattagtcataggagttgccttgttgttgatagccaacatcccatgggactatgcatggcaggggcgtcctcctccctgagtcaagcattgttgaccgcatacctcctggccctctcacttcggggcccagctggggtctttcctcttcatccagaGCCACTGACTGCTGCCTTCTGCCGGCTCCGATACAGCTTTGATTGCCGAACGCTGGCTCTGGCCCTTAATTCCCAGGTCTCTAAgctggttgtagatgttgccacaaAACCTCTGCAATTGCCGGCCAATGTCAGCTAGCATTTTCCAGTCGCAGGCCAAGCGCAGCTGGTCTCGCTCTAATGGTGTAGAGCCGCTCTTCGGTGGTTAAGCCCCTTCGCGGACAAAGGTCGTCCGTAAGGGgtgtgatgctgctgggggtGGTAGGGAGTTGGTGGCAGCTCGCTTGTTCTCCAGGGCGGACGCAAGGTTTATAAGGACTTGGTTGTGATGCCAAGTGTAGCGTCCTTGGGTGAGGCTTGTTTTACACTCTGTGAGAATGTGCC
Coding sequences within it:
- the LOC139420434 gene encoding enoyl-CoA delta isomerase 2-like, whose product is MMGATVEQFNCAKSQMGTLKKDPGNEAKLKIYALFKQATQGPCNTPKPGMLDFVGKAKWDAWKSLGSVSQEEARQQYVDLIDSLLAPEGPVVAAQPTGSAASFDTLLVSTEDNVTTIRFNRPQKKNAINVEMYNEIIKALEESGKDDSVITVITGSGDFYCSGNDLTNFTKIPEGGMQQMAKDGGELLREFVKAFIDFPKPLIAVINGPAVGVSVTLLGLFEVVYATERATFHTPFSQLGQSPEACSSYTFPKMMGNAKASEMLLFNKKLTATQACAQGLVTEVFPDSSFQTEVATRLKAYAKLPRNSLTLSKQLIRGTEKERLHTVNDQEVERLVERWLSDECMQAIMSFFQAKAKL